A genomic window from Candidatus Edwardsbacteria bacterium includes:
- a CDS encoding M20/M25/M40 family metallo-hydrolase, whose product MINAHQVLKELNFERLTGSAGEKKAITVIAKYLKQLKVKHHLEPFAVNSFDTGTASIKAKNQTFKAHPFGLSHDHKISGEMVFLEDADILMRNKGAYQGKILLTYTFSRKIAEHFKPAGIKACIAIGSPLRQAPSWSYRQKMYAQGYVPSVTVTYEDGLKLSALSGSKIELAIKQSSGKRTGHNIVIDIKGRGYDDNLTLAVGHYDSVARSPGSTDNAGGIVTLLKAAEHFAKNRPQRDLRIVMFSGEELGLRGSFAYAEKHQKEVKERLGLVVNVDVAGDELGKNELIVLGTPQLQGYADGITKETGHYFHTELDIYSSDCMPFAVHEVPAVNICRFGGQASDMIHTPGDDVKHTSQRGLEPTIVAAINLLDRVLNSKIYPVNREIDKSLREKIEKYLWGSLMEPPKLEWTPEYKK is encoded by the coding sequence ATGATCAACGCCCACCAGGTTCTCAAGGAGCTCAACTTCGAGCGGCTGACCGGCTCGGCCGGGGAGAAGAAGGCCATCACTGTCATCGCCAAATACCTAAAACAACTCAAGGTCAAACATCACCTGGAGCCTTTCGCGGTCAACTCCTTCGACACCGGCACCGCCTCCATCAAGGCAAAAAATCAGACCTTCAAGGCCCATCCCTTCGGGCTGTCCCACGACCACAAGATCTCCGGGGAGATGGTCTTTCTGGAGGATGCCGACATTCTGATGCGGAACAAGGGTGCCTACCAGGGCAAGATACTTTTGACCTATACCTTCTCCCGCAAGATAGCCGAGCATTTCAAACCGGCCGGGATAAAAGCCTGCATCGCCATCGGCAGCCCGCTGCGTCAGGCCCCCAGCTGGTCCTACCGCCAGAAGATGTACGCCCAGGGCTACGTTCCCTCGGTCACCGTCACCTATGAGGATGGCCTGAAGCTGTCGGCCCTGTCCGGCAGCAAAATAGAATTGGCCATCAAGCAAAGTTCCGGGAAGCGCACCGGCCACAACATCGTCATCGACATCAAGGGCCGGGGATACGACGACAACCTGACCCTGGCGGTGGGGCACTACGACAGCGTGGCCCGCTCGCCCGGCTCCACCGACAACGCCGGAGGGATCGTCACCCTGCTCAAGGCGGCCGAGCATTTCGCCAAAAACAGGCCGCAGCGGGACCTGCGGATCGTCATGTTCTCCGGCGAGGAGCTGGGACTGCGGGGCAGTTTTGCCTACGCCGAGAAACACCAGAAGGAGGTCAAGGAGCGGCTGGGACTGGTGGTCAACGTGGACGTGGCCGGCGACGAACTGGGCAAGAACGAACTGATCGTGCTGGGCACCCCGCAGCTGCAGGGCTACGCCGACGGCATCACCAAGGAGACCGGACATTATTTCCATACCGAGCTGGACATCTACAGCAGCGACTGCATGCCGTTCGCGGTGCACGAGGTGCCGGCCGTCAATATCTGCCGCTTTGGGGGACAGGCCTCGGACATGATCCACACCCCGGGCGACGACGTCAAGCATACCTCCCAGCGGGGCCTGGAGCCCACCATCGTCGCGGCTATCAATCTTCTAGATCGAGTGCTTAACTCGAAGATATATCCGGTCAACAGGGAGATCGACAAATCGCTGAGGGAAAAGATCGAAAAATATTTGTGGGGCTCGCTGATGGAGCCGCCCAAGCTGGAATGGACGCCGGAGTACAAGAAATAG
- the uvrB gene encoding excinuclease ABC subunit UvrB produces the protein MNQFKLASDYKPTGDQPQAIEQLVDGLNRGINHQVLLGVTGSGKTFTMANVIERINRPTLIMSHNKTLAAQLYGEFKGFFPQNAVEYFISYYDYYQPEAYIPSSDTYIEKDSSRNDDIERLRLRATSALLERRDVIIVASVSCIYSLGSPDEWKEFVLMLETGQTADREAVMKQLVGIQYQRNDVSFDRGTFRVRGGVIEVHPGDENIGLRIELEEDKVARLSVFEPLTGKVTEVKEKIAIYPTKHFLVSNPRLEQALKDIEEEAKWRVAELTNAGKLLEAQRIQQRTKYDLEMIKELGYCSGIENYSRHLAGRKPGERPFCLIDFFPQDYLLIIDESHVSVPQIGAMYAGDRSRKETLVDFGFRLPSALDNRPLKFDEFESLANQVIYTSATPSDYELKKSAGVVVDQIVRPTGLVDPEVVIKPIAGQVDDLMEEIQQRVERQERTLVTTLTKRMSEDLADFLAAGGIKVRYLHSEIDAIERIEILRGLRLGEFDVLVGINLLREGLDLPEVSLVAILDADKEGFLRSERSLIQVSGRAARHLSGKVIMYADRVTDSMKRALAEMERRRKIQLAYNEKHGITPQSIIKSIEQVMLSTSVADSRQELVKEEMEAYIVSGLSQEEIIVQLEKQMFDAASAMEYEKAAAIRDEIRKLQGQEPLAKPFGGKRSKKKTGQPDMGVTYTRKRGRKS, from the coding sequence GATCAACCGTCCCACCCTGATCATGTCCCACAACAAGACCCTGGCCGCCCAGCTGTACGGCGAGTTCAAGGGATTCTTCCCCCAAAACGCGGTGGAGTATTTCATCTCCTATTACGACTACTACCAGCCCGAGGCCTACATCCCGTCCTCCGACACCTACATCGAAAAGGATTCCTCCCGCAACGACGACATCGAACGGCTGCGCCTGCGGGCCACTTCGGCCCTGTTGGAGCGGCGGGACGTGATCATCGTGGCCTCGGTGTCCTGCATCTATTCGCTGGGCTCGCCGGACGAATGGAAGGAGTTCGTCCTGATGCTGGAGACCGGACAGACGGCCGACCGCGAGGCGGTGATGAAACAGCTGGTGGGCATCCAGTACCAGCGCAACGACGTCAGCTTCGACCGGGGCACCTTCCGGGTGCGGGGCGGGGTGATCGAGGTCCACCCCGGAGACGAGAACATCGGCCTGCGCATCGAACTGGAGGAAGACAAGGTGGCCCGGCTGTCGGTCTTCGAGCCGCTGACCGGCAAGGTCACCGAGGTCAAGGAAAAGATCGCCATCTATCCCACCAAGCATTTTTTGGTCTCCAACCCCCGGCTGGAGCAGGCCCTCAAGGACATCGAGGAGGAGGCCAAGTGGCGGGTGGCCGAGCTGACCAATGCCGGGAAACTGCTGGAGGCCCAGCGCATCCAGCAGCGCACCAAGTACGATCTGGAGATGATCAAGGAGCTGGGCTACTGTTCCGGCATCGAGAATTACTCCCGCCACCTGGCCGGCAGAAAGCCCGGCGAGCGGCCCTTCTGCCTGATAGATTTTTTCCCCCAGGATTACCTGCTGATCATCGACGAATCGCACGTCAGCGTGCCGCAGATCGGGGCCATGTATGCCGGGGACCGCTCCCGCAAGGAGACCCTGGTGGACTTCGGCTTCCGCCTGCCCTCGGCATTGGACAACCGGCCGCTGAAATTCGATGAATTCGAATCGCTGGCCAACCAGGTGATATATACCTCGGCCACGCCCTCCGATTACGAGCTCAAAAAATCCGCCGGGGTGGTGGTGGATCAGATCGTCCGGCCTACCGGACTGGTGGATCCCGAGGTGGTGATCAAGCCCATCGCCGGCCAGGTGGACGACCTGATGGAGGAGATCCAACAGCGGGTGGAGCGCCAAGAGCGGACACTGGTGACCACTTTGACCAAAAGGATGTCCGAGGACCTGGCCGACTTCCTGGCGGCCGGCGGGATCAAGGTGCGCTACCTGCATTCCGAGATCGACGCCATCGAGCGGATCGAAATATTAAGGGGCCTGCGTCTGGGCGAGTTCGACGTGCTGGTGGGGATCAATCTGCTGCGCGAGGGACTGGACCTGCCGGAGGTCTCGCTGGTCGCGATATTGGACGCCGACAAGGAGGGCTTTCTGCGCTCCGAGCGCTCGCTGATCCAGGTCTCGGGCCGGGCGGCCCGCCACCTGTCCGGCAAGGTGATAATGTACGCCGACCGGGTCACCGATTCCATGAAGCGGGCCCTGGCCGAGATGGAGCGGCGGAGAAAGATCCAGCTGGCCTACAATGAGAAGCACGGCATCACTCCGCAGTCCATCATCAAGTCCATCGAGCAGGTGATGCTGTCCACCTCGGTGGCCGATTCCCGGCAGGAGCTGGTCAAGGAGGAGATGGAGGCCTATATCGTCTCGGGCCTGTCCCAGGAGGAGATCATCGTCCAGCTGGAGAAGCAGATGTTCGACGCCGCCTCGGCCATGGAGTACGAGAAGGCCGCCGCCATCCGGGACGAGATCCGCAAGCTGCAGGGCCAGGAGCCTTTGGCCAAGCCGTTCGGGGGAAAGCGGTCGAAGAAGAAGACCGGCCAGCCGGACATGGGAGTAACTTATACCAGGAAGAGGGGTAGGAAAAGCTAG
- a CDS encoding glycosyltransferase family 2 protein, translating into MSNLEIALLVVYGLLMGVLSIYSFHAYLMVYLYRKNRGSRQKHQQIYSEWPRVTVQLPIFNEQYVVERLIKSACSIDYPRDRFEVQVLDDSTDETQGLCRRLVDDYRKQGVEVVYIHRDDRTGFKAGALRAGLAVARGEFLAIFDADFIPPADFLKKMMPYFSHHRVGVVQSRWGHTNGNCSWLTKGQAIGLDAHFVIEHGARNSSGIFMNFNGTAGIWRKASIIDAGNWQDDTLTEDMDISYRAQLAGWKFVYVNDVVCPAEVPVDVHGFKSQQYRWAKGAIQTAKKLLPRIWKDRTLPLLVKWEATVHLTNHIVFPLMLLLSILSWPMLVIKVTESTSRGFFIGATAFTVCAFSYPLFYIYAQKEIYPDWKRRVMSLPILMAGAVGLSVINTKAVFGALFNRQSGFVRTPKYNLNGKSRSWQQKKYRVKFELTVILEIMLAVYTTFALWYAIDHAQLATIPFMLLYWFGFLFIAGLSLVHAVKN; encoded by the coding sequence ATGTCCAACTTGGAAATCGCGCTTTTGGTGGTCTATGGTCTGTTGATGGGAGTGCTGTCGATCTATTCCTTCCATGCCTACCTGATGGTGTATCTTTACCGGAAGAACCGGGGATCTCGTCAAAAGCACCAACAAATATATTCGGAGTGGCCCCGGGTCACAGTCCAGCTGCCGATCTTCAACGAACAGTACGTGGTGGAGAGGCTGATCAAGTCTGCCTGCAGCATTGATTATCCCCGCGACAGGTTTGAAGTGCAGGTGCTGGACGATTCCACCGACGAAACCCAGGGATTGTGCCGCCGGCTGGTGGATGACTACCGAAAGCAGGGGGTGGAGGTGGTATATATCCACCGCGATGACCGGACCGGCTTCAAGGCCGGGGCTCTGCGGGCGGGCCTGGCTGTCGCCCGGGGAGAGTTTCTGGCCATATTCGACGCGGATTTCATCCCCCCGGCCGATTTTTTGAAAAAGATGATGCCCTATTTTTCCCACCACCGGGTCGGCGTGGTGCAGTCCCGCTGGGGGCATACCAATGGCAACTGTTCCTGGCTGACCAAAGGGCAGGCCATCGGGCTGGATGCCCATTTCGTGATCGAACACGGGGCCCGCAACTCTTCGGGCATATTCATGAACTTCAACGGCACCGCCGGCATCTGGCGCAAGGCTTCCATCATCGATGCCGGGAACTGGCAGGACGACACCCTGACCGAGGATATGGATATATCATACCGGGCCCAGCTGGCCGGCTGGAAGTTCGTCTATGTCAATGATGTGGTCTGCCCGGCCGAGGTGCCGGTCGACGTCCATGGCTTCAAGAGCCAGCAGTACCGCTGGGCCAAGGGGGCCATTCAGACCGCCAAAAAACTCCTGCCCAGGATATGGAAGGACCGGACCCTTCCTCTGCTGGTCAAATGGGAAGCCACGGTCCATCTGACCAACCATATCGTCTTTCCCCTGATGCTGCTGCTTTCGATCCTGTCCTGGCCGATGCTGGTGATCAAGGTTACCGAATCGACCTCCCGGGGGTTCTTCATCGGGGCCACTGCCTTCACCGTCTGCGCCTTCAGCTACCCCCTGTTCTACATCTACGCCCAGAAGGAAATATATCCCGATTGGAAACGACGGGTGATGTCCCTGCCGATACTGATGGCCGGAGCGGTGGGTCTTTCGGTGATAAACACCAAGGCGGTCTTCGGAGCGCTTTTCAACCGCCAGAGCGGATTCGTCAGGACCCCGAAGTACAATCTGAACGGCAAGAGCCGAAGCTGGCAGCAGAAAAAATACCGGGTAAAATTTGAACTGACCGTGATCCTGGAGATCATGCTGGCGGT
- a CDS encoding CoA-binding protein, whose translation MNVAILGASAKKDRYSYRALRSLIDKGHKVFPVNPNLAEIEGLKVYPSLGSLPEKADTITVYLAPYRSEPLTEDIISAKPRRVIFNPGAENPGLMERLEVNGIKGVTACTLVMLSLGNFDDKLT comes from the coding sequence ATGAATGTCGCTATTCTGGGCGCCAGCGCCAAAAAAGACCGCTACAGCTATCGGGCCCTGAGATCTTTGATCGATAAGGGGCATAAGGTATTTCCCGTCAACCCCAATCTGGCGGAAATTGAAGGCCTGAAAGTGTATCCTTCTTTGGGCTCTTTGCCCGAGAAGGCGGATACCATTACCGTCTATCTGGCGCCGTATCGGTCCGAGCCATTGACAGAAGATATCATTTCAGCCAAACCGCGGAGGGTGATCTTCAACCCTGGGGCAGAGAACCCCGGCCTGATGGAAAGGCTGGAGGTAAATGGCATCAAGGGGGTTACGGCCTGCACCTTGGTGATGCTGTCGCTGGGTAATTTTGACGATAAATTAACTTGA
- the nadC gene encoding carboxylating nicotinate-nucleotide diphosphorylase: MKLSIAKVRPLIKQALKEDIGKGDITSRYTIDPQAKGLALIMAKQEGVLAGIDICREVFLQTDPELAIEVNTNDSQPVDLGQVVMNIQGRAQSILAAERTALNFLQHLSGIASLTARFVEAVNGTKARILDTRKTTPGLRLLEKYAVACGGGQNHRMGLYDMVLIKDNHIETAGGVSAAIQLVRDGVKKNIKIEVEVQNLSQLEEAIALAPDVVMLDNMKPEMMAEACRMVWSSPARDQGRLKIEASGNVSIDNVRKIAECGVDYISIGALTHSAPALDFSLRLKALG; this comes from the coding sequence ATGAAACTCAGTATTGCCAAGGTCCGGCCCCTGATAAAGCAGGCGCTGAAAGAGGACATCGGGAAGGGCGACATCACCAGCCGATACACCATCGATCCGCAGGCCAAAGGGCTGGCCCTGATCATGGCCAAGCAGGAGGGGGTGCTGGCCGGGATCGACATCTGCCGGGAGGTCTTTCTGCAGACGGATCCCGAACTGGCCATCGAGGTCAATACCAATGATTCCCAGCCGGTCGACCTGGGCCAGGTGGTTATGAACATCCAGGGTCGGGCCCAGAGCATCCTGGCGGCCGAGCGTACCGCCTTGAATTTTCTGCAGCACCTTTCCGGGATCGCTTCGCTTACCGCCCGGTTCGTCGAAGCGGTTAACGGCACCAAGGCCAGGATCCTGGACACCCGCAAGACCACTCCCGGACTTCGGCTGTTGGAAAAATACGCCGTGGCCTGCGGCGGGGGACAGAATCACCGGATGGGACTCTACGACATGGTGCTGATCAAGGACAACCATATCGAGACGGCCGGCGGGGTCTCGGCGGCCATCCAGCTGGTACGTGACGGGGTCAAGAAGAACATCAAGATAGAGGTAGAGGTTCAGAACCTTTCCCAATTGGAAGAGGCCATCGCCCTGGCCCCGGACGTGGTGATGCTGGACAACATGAAGCCCGAGATGATGGCCGAGGCCTGCCGGATGGTGTGGTCGTCGCCGGCCCGGGACCAGGGCCGGCTCAAGATCGAGGCCTCCGGGAACGTCAGCATAGACAATGTCAGAAAAATAGCCGAATGCGGGGTGGATTACATCTCCATCGGGGCGCTGACCCATTCGGCCCCGGCCCTGGATTTTTCCCTCCGGCTTAAGGCCCTGGGTTAG